ttatgtatgtaccaCACAGTACCCTAcacaatattcattttataataggtaaatcccctttaataatataaagcgaTAAAGCGCTTGCACTTCATTCTACGCATTACGCAGCCATCACAACAGCCATCAATTTACGTGACACGGTGACAGTGACATTTTTGACAAGAGACAGTCCTCCAGGCGCCAGCTGTTTTATGCCAAATGTCAAAATGTAAAAGTTTGTTTACACCTGCGGTTTACACTTACAAAAGTGGTGCAAAAGAATTATAATTGGATTCcactatattaattaaattagaaagAATTATGTGAGATTCGATTAATGATAGTGAGAATTATTCAAACCTACATTTGCCGACATGGACGACTACCTAACCAATACGTTAAATTTGCTggtaagtttttttaaatatatttctgttAAATTCTAATTGTGTCTTTCTTTTAATCCTTTAAATATGCcgatatattaaaataataaatcccGCATAGTCCCCGTTGCCATGGGATATCTTATCTTGTATTTTACAAGCCTCGATTTGtgatagtacctactataGGTAATGCATGAAACAATTGTcttctttttgaagtgaaaacttctttagcggcgttgggtataaaatcttaaactcgcgtcaggacacgtggcctgatcgaaaaagcgtaagacggatttttttttagcccttatattccatgcgtaagacggataccattccaaaatatcaaacatgctgtacgttaataatcaagttttcacttctgccggcactcccggagtgcaacccgtctttttttttcttttaaatttttgcatGACTGCACCCATCTAAATTATCATGCGTGCAAGTCATACTTGCaagatataaaatactagctgtgcccgcagTTTTATCCAGATTGCTcttctcctgttggtcttagcatgatgatataacATAGCCTaaagccttccttgataaatgggttatctaacaccgaaagatttttttcaattccgACCagaagttcctgagattagcgcattcaaagaaacaaacaatctCTTTGTAactatagatttaaaatttaaaagatataAAGGATCATCAATCAGCTATCAGCATGTTATAGTTAGCATGTCATTCATTTCAATCAGATCTAAATTCTTAATGATCATTCATGCATGACAATACACAATGTCATGTTGAATTGCTATGTTCCTATCTGTCTAaacatgatgatatatagcctatagccttcctcgataaatgggctatctaacagtgaaatcaCTGGGTGGCTGAGTAGTCAAAGGCGTTGCTCTGGTATGGAGGATGACAAGGGTGTGGTTTCGAATCCTGCCgtgtgatcgaattttttctattctttaaaaatttatatttttaaaaatacatttgtttGCCATTAAACTCAAATATCAATGTCATTGAAATAACAGTCTAGGTACCACATTAGCTGAGCTATAACATTATATCCTTTTCCTAATTTACGAAGTAATTCTCATGATCCTTGACctaaggttgcctggaagagatcgctgtattagcgataaggccgcctttttgtACGTACTATTGcatgttattttgttactgGTGCAAATAAAGCATTCATTCATTGTAATTTTCAGAAATCCAAAAACTACGTAAACCTAACGATAGTGCTCGGAAATGAGAGTTGCGACCTAGATTCGGCTGTCAGCGCGTTAGTTTACGCGAGTTTTTTACACTGGCAGCATCAGAACATGAAATGTAGAGTGTGCACTAGGACCAAACGAGATGACAGTTCGTATAAGGACGATATATTTGTTGCCATGTTCGATGTGGACCGGAAAGACTATGCGCTAAAAACGGAGGTGGCGTTTTGTTTAAAAGAACATGGTGTTAATGAGAAGCTGCTGCTGTTTCGGTaagtttaaaatagattgaatagtgaagaaaaagaaatagtTGATCGTCAAATgaactgtattattttataactttttcaataaatattttttctattttctatttctatttatttaattgggATAGGTAAAGCAGCTTTTAATGACATAGGCCACTTATACATAAGACGATTTAAACTAATTTTGTATACGCTCCAAAATTGCAATACATTATTACCTACTTCATTATATAAGTATTCGAGTCGGTCAGTCAGGCCGTTATAAAAGGCCGTTACTGttttaaaatgcaatattgttgttaattatttctttatttgacaTCGCCTTTCCCTTTAATATAATCCAccttaatttgaaatattgtaaTCAATACTAAAAAGTTATACAAAATTCGAAGTTTCgagattacatttttttttacagcgATGACATTGACATAAAGTCGGTCGTGGCAGACGAAAAAACGAACATAGTCCTCGTCGACCATCACGTTCTATCGAGGAAGTTTGAATTTTTGGCGCCAAACGTGACAGAGATTATAGACCACCGGCCCATTGACAATAGTAATTGGCGGTATAGAGACGACGTTCGCTCGACCATAGAGACGGTCGGGTCTTGTTGCACGCTAATTGCACAGAGGATACGGGATTTGTGCGGACTTATGGGGAAGGAGGGGTTTTTTGAAGAATTTAGTGTGTGTACCGATATGCTGCATGGTAAGTGGGAAATTTAGAATCCTACGAAGCTTTATAAGGAAATTTATAAACTTGCAGATCTTGTTATCTTCCGGTGACATACATAGCATAAATATCAACATTACACAACTGaacactagatggcgctgaaataaaaaactaaatattttttttacgtgttttataatttattagctaattatattttatttataggtgttataatattagatacagTGAACTTTTCAAAAGATATAAAGAAGGCGACCCCACATGACGAGGAAATTGTTACGTTTTTGGAGGGTATTTTGAAACCGAAAGATTTTGAATTGGAAAGGTGAGATTAAGCGCTATTGATAtagaaatctatactaatactagcgCTTCGCCctggctttgcccgtggtacctacatgtttacgtttttttttttcataaaaactatcctatctctcaagttggatcgaactgcacatggtgtgcgaattttattataatcggttaagtggtttaggagtccattgaggacaaacattgtgacacgagatttatatatatataagatatattattgAGGATTTTCAAGGAAACCAATTTGTTTCtctgtaaattaaaagaaacgaCATTTAAAGTccacatataataaatcccCAATTATATCCCTTCtatctttcagttttattataaattgcgTTGCACACCAGCACACAATACTTTAATCCTTTCTCGCCATTTTTTCTTACCGCTACGTCAATCCGTGCCACAGATAACGTGAACGCACGAATCGCGGCAAATTTGAATATTGATGAAATGGCATTTCATtacatatattaagattataaagctgaagagtttgtttgtttgaacgcgctaatctcaggaaaattcgatttgaaaaattctttcggtgttagatagcccatttatcgaggaaggctataggctatatatcatcacgctaagaccaacaggagtggagcactgcgggtaaaaccgcagggcactgctagttacttataaagaatatgatgtatgtttgtttgtttttaattcaattggatatactattaatataatagattGGTTAGTTTTCAAGATATGCGAAGACATACTTAGAAAACGTAGatagaataatttaatgaatttaattttacaactCTATTAAAACATCTCTATGTACATATAAGTATACGTACCTACGCCTAGATCGATTTTAATCGGATTTTCACTCAAAGATAGGCCAAATTATAACACAGCATATGTTTTTTTACGCtaaacaatgtttttattaagaaataagtattaaaaaaaaactaatgataatttatttttcagaaaattGAAGTTAGACTGTCTTGTAGCATCAAGGTGCGATGTTTCATCGCTAAATGCTGAGCAGTTACTGAGGAAAGATATGAAAATAGTCGGCGACGTTTTTGTACCGAGCTTTCCCATTCTTGTTGAGGTgagatttgattttttatttgaaatttgatttgatactagctgtgcctcgcggtttcgcccgcgtttcAGAACTAGagcctataatatttttcactttttaGATTTAACGACTTTTTGGATTTGAATCTGTGTTTTTAACaaggtattttaaataatatacgaAATGATAAATTGATTTCAAATTTCCgcatctatattataaaaaatattataaaacttaagtttatttgtttgcttgaacgcgctcatctcaggaactacggatccgatttaaaaaacgatttcactgttagatagtccatttatcgaggaaggctatatactatatatcaTGACCAACGGGGCGAAGTAATGCGTATTAATAgcttagtaataaatatggtTATTACTAAATTTCCGCCCGCCGCGATTTCATAGAAATACaagcatagttcccgttcctgtgggatttccgggatagaatagaatagaatagaatacaaagacatttattcccaaaAAGTGATACAgtacattaaatataatatataaaaatagccTTTGTCTTATTCTGAATCTTCAGctacctatatataaaatttcattgtaatcggttcagtagtatttgcgtgaaagagtagcaaacatccatccatcctcacaaactttcgcatttataatattagtaggataggatggtatatttaaaaaaatatagtacaggtagttatgtatttaattgaattatagTAGGATGTGTctgaaataaacatatattattaaaaattaattttctaggAATTCCTAAAGAAGCCCAAAGCGCTGGAAGCAGTTAGCGAAGCCCTAGGGCTTAAAGGGTGTTCCTTAGCCGTATTACTTGGTATGGATCTAAAACAAGGGCTTAGAAGGGATGGCGCTTTATTTGgcgaagagaataaaatagAATCTGTAAgtatttaaccgactttgTAAAGAGAGAGTTATGTTTTGAATGTGCTTTTTTATGTTGTAGATGTTGAATTATGCCccggttgcctggaagagatcaccgCTAAGTGATAAGACCgcctattaaattaaacagtGCTTTTGTGTATAATTGACAATGTACTAACATTTGaacctatatattattttacttagggccgatttttcaatccttagtTAAAACTTGTTCATCGAATATCGtattaaacaaacattttaaaaatgtgttacttGCCCACTTTTTGACAGTTTTTTAGGTGAAATTGTATACctattattgtgtaatactttattggacggatcaATTTTAACAAAGGTTTGAAAAATCGGGCCTTATTATAACGTTCAAATTATTTAcccttataaaaatatcctgtcgataatttgtatgtttttatctactaaagtatacatataaattctGTTACAGCTACTTAAATTACTCCAAGAATGGTCAAGTCCGTGCCTGCAGCTGTCGCCGGAAAAAATGAACGGCTGTCTTTATTTCAAGCAGTTGAATTTATCAGCTTCAAGGAAGCAATATATATCACCAATTAATGAATTCTTGAAGActtataaagaataatatattaaaaactagtttttacCTGCGTCTTTACTCGTGTAAATAGGTTATATATACAGATACTTATTACTATGTCTTATTTGAATGaagttttctttaaaaaacctagcctatatgGTTCCTTTACCAGTGTTTAGCCTATTTCTATTCCAAATTTAATCGAATTTAATTTAGCAGTTTAGGCTTGAAAGGTAACAGAGAAACAGAGTTAGAGtgactttaattaatattataaagttgatgggtttgtttgttt
The Colias croceus chromosome 30, ilColCroc2.1 genome window above contains:
- the LOC123704605 gene encoding exopolyphosphatase PRUNE1, with the protein product MDDYLTNTLNLLKSKNYVNLTIVLGNESCDLDSAVSALVYASFLHWQHQNMKCRVCTRTKRDDSSYKDDIFVAMFDVDRKDYALKTEVAFCLKEHGVNEKLLLFRDDIDIKSVVADEKTNIVLVDHHVLSRKFEFLAPNVTEIIDHRPIDNSNWRYRDDVRSTIETVGSCCTLIAQRIRDLCGLMGKEGFFEEFSVCTDMLHGVIILDTVNFSKDIKKATPHDEEIVTFLEGILKPKDFELERKLKLDCLVASRCDVSSLNAEQLLRKDMKIVGDVFVPSFPILVEEFLKKPKALEAVSEALGLKGCSLAVLLGMDLKQGLRRDGALFGEENKIESLLKLLQEWSSPCLQLSPEKMNGCLYFKQLNLSASRKQYISPINEFLKTYKE